In a genomic window of Gossypium arboreum isolate Shixiya-1 chromosome 7, ASM2569848v2, whole genome shotgun sequence:
- the LOC108477841 gene encoding uncharacterized protein LOC108477841 — protein sequence MEENPDFKGFKKKGIEPRLNDLMWQMFGGIVATRENTWAPSSGVLPSGVPMRDDTPNEGFGDSDENSNENESILPNEVPSNPPRETPNRRKETLGVVHGKGKKSSSSRKSSRDSLAAHIEKLCESMANPRKSVNEIVFPHSEYTISNAMDALRDLGDEIPKKR from the exons ATGGAG GAAAATCCTGATTTTAAAGGATTTAAGAAGAAAGGAATTGAACCACGATTGAATGATTTAATGTGGCAAATGTTTGGTGGCATTGTAGCCACTAGAGAGAATACATGGGCACCTTCGTCTGGTGTTCTTCCAAGTGGGGTTCCTATGAGAGATGATACACCTAATGAGGGATTTGGTGATTCAGATGAAaatagtaacgagaatgaaagtATCCTTCCTAATGAGGTACCATCAAACCCTCCTCGTGAAACTCCTAATCGAAGAAAGGAAACACTTGGGGTTGTACACGGCAAAGGAAAAAAATCAAGTTCAAGTAGAAAATCATCAAGAGATTCATTGGCTGCTCATATTGAGAAATTGTGTGAGAGTATGGCTAATCCAAGGAAGTCAGTGAATGAAATTGTTTTTCCTCACTCTGAATATACTATTTCAAATGCAATGGATGCTTTGCGTGATTTGGGAGATGAAATTCCAAAAAAAAGATGA